In one window of Cupriavidus necator N-1 DNA:
- a CDS encoding acetyl-CoA hydrolase/transferase family protein yields the protein MYKERIRLARLHDKVVSADEAAALIRDGMTVGMSGFTRAGDCKEVPFALARRAATEPLRITLMTGASLGNDIDRVLAEADVIARRLPFQSDATLRRKINAGEVMFIDQHLSETVEQLRSGQIAPVDVAVVEAVAITEQGGIIPSTSVGNSASFAMLARKVIVEINLNMPLELEGLHDIYFPVQRPYRQPIPLIAPEQRIGLPYIPIDPEKIAAIVITAKDDSPSNALPPDADTRNIAGHLNDFLLREVRAGRLSPSLQPLQAGIGTIANAVLHGMVDSPFRDLQMYSEVLQDSTIELLDAGRLAFASASSVTLTREVYQRFLSNLDRYRSRLVLRPQEISNHPEILRRLGLITINTALECDIYGNVNSTHVGGTHMMNGIGGSGDFARNAHLSVFVTKSVAKGGDISSIVPMVAHVDHTEHDVDIIVTEHGLADLRGLAPRERARTLIANCADPQYRELLGDYFRRASAHGGQTPHLLEEALSWHVGFRDRGTMQPAHPAQAMAA from the coding sequence ATGTACAAGGAACGCATTCGCCTGGCCAGGCTGCACGACAAGGTTGTCTCGGCCGACGAAGCCGCCGCGCTGATCCGCGACGGCATGACGGTAGGCATGAGCGGCTTCACGCGCGCGGGCGACTGCAAGGAAGTCCCGTTTGCGCTGGCGCGGCGGGCGGCAACCGAGCCACTGCGCATCACCCTGATGACCGGCGCCTCGCTGGGCAACGATATCGACCGGGTACTGGCAGAGGCCGACGTGATTGCGCGCCGCCTGCCGTTCCAGTCTGACGCCACGCTGCGCCGCAAGATCAACGCCGGCGAAGTGATGTTCATCGACCAGCACCTGTCCGAGACCGTGGAGCAACTGCGCTCCGGCCAGATCGCGCCGGTGGACGTTGCGGTGGTGGAAGCGGTGGCGATCACCGAGCAGGGCGGCATCATCCCCAGCACCTCGGTCGGCAACTCGGCCAGCTTCGCCATGCTGGCGCGCAAGGTGATCGTCGAGATCAACCTGAACATGCCGCTGGAGCTGGAAGGGCTGCACGACATCTACTTCCCGGTGCAGCGCCCCTACCGCCAGCCGATCCCGCTGATCGCGCCCGAGCAGCGCATTGGCCTGCCGTATATCCCCATCGATCCCGAGAAGATCGCGGCCATCGTCATCACCGCCAAGGACGACAGCCCGTCCAACGCGCTGCCGCCGGATGCCGATACGCGCAATATCGCCGGCCATCTCAACGATTTCCTGCTGCGCGAAGTCCGCGCCGGCAGGCTCTCGCCCTCGCTGCAGCCGCTGCAGGCGGGCATTGGCACCATTGCAAACGCCGTGTTGCACGGCATGGTCGATTCACCGTTCCGCGACCTGCAGATGTATTCCGAGGTGCTGCAGGACAGCACCATCGAACTTCTGGATGCGGGGCGCCTGGCGTTTGCCTCGGCCTCTTCGGTGACGCTGACGCGCGAGGTGTACCAACGCTTCCTGTCGAACCTGGACCGCTATCGCTCGCGCCTGGTGCTGCGTCCGCAGGAGATCAGCAACCATCCGGAGATCCTGCGCCGGCTCGGGCTGATCACCATCAATACGGCGCTGGAGTGCGACATCTACGGCAACGTCAACTCCACGCATGTGGGGGGCACGCACATGATGAACGGCATCGGCGGCTCCGGGGATTTTGCGCGCAATGCGCACCTGTCGGTATTCGTGACCAAGTCGGTGGCCAAGGGCGGCGATATCTCCAGCATCGTGCCGATGGTGGCGCACGTGGACCATACCGAGCACGACGTCGACATCATCGTCACCGAGCACGGCCTGGCCGACCTGCGCGGCCTGGCGCCGCGCGAACGCGCGCGCACGCTCATCGCCAACTGTGCCGACCCGCAATACCGCGAGCTGCTGGGCGACTACTTCCGGCGCGCCAGCGCCCATGGTGGCCAGACCCCGCACCTGCTGGAAGAGGCGCTGTCCTGGCATGTCGGCTTCCGCGACCGCGGCACCATGCAGCCCGCGCACCCGGCCCAGGCGATGGCAGCCTGA
- a CDS encoding Bug family tripartite tricarboxylate transporter substrate binding protein: protein MKAVINAGAATCIAALGLAHAGLAQAQSYPNKPIRLIVPFAAGGTTDIVARAVSDGLGRELGQPVVVENRGGGGGAIGADALAKSAPDGYTLGIATVSTMATNPATNPKNPYDPLKDFAPITNLVNVPNVLTVNPKVPAKTLKEFVAMLKANPGKYSYASAGKGSISHLDGELFKDITKTDMVHIPYRGSGPALNDTLAGQVNAQFDNLPSSMPHIQAGKLRALAVAAPKRVEGLPDVPTFAEAGMKDMNNMAWYGLVAPAGTPAAIITRVHDAAVKALQDPNVKRRLADSGAYTDGNTPAQYAAQIKRELDLRKKIARDQNITLE from the coding sequence TTGAAAGCAGTTATCAACGCCGGCGCAGCCACCTGCATCGCCGCCCTTGGCCTGGCCCACGCCGGCCTGGCCCAGGCCCAGTCCTACCCCAACAAGCCGATCCGCCTGATCGTTCCGTTCGCGGCCGGCGGCACCACCGACATCGTCGCGCGCGCGGTCTCCGACGGCCTCGGCCGCGAGCTGGGACAGCCGGTGGTGGTGGAAAACCGCGGCGGCGGCGGCGGCGCGATCGGCGCCGACGCGCTCGCCAAGTCCGCCCCGGACGGCTACACGCTGGGCATCGCCACCGTCAGCACGATGGCGACCAACCCCGCCACCAACCCCAAGAACCCGTACGACCCGCTCAAGGACTTCGCGCCGATCACCAACCTGGTCAACGTGCCGAACGTGCTGACGGTCAATCCGAAGGTGCCGGCCAAGACCCTGAAGGAATTCGTCGCGATGCTGAAGGCCAACCCCGGCAAGTACAGCTACGCCTCGGCCGGCAAGGGCAGCATTTCGCATCTGGACGGCGAGCTGTTCAAGGACATCACCAAGACCGACATGGTCCATATCCCCTACCGCGGATCGGGCCCTGCGCTGAATGACACGCTGGCCGGCCAGGTCAACGCGCAGTTCGACAACCTGCCGTCGTCGATGCCGCATATCCAGGCCGGCAAGCTGCGCGCGCTGGCAGTGGCGGCGCCCAAGCGGGTCGAGGGCCTGCCTGACGTGCCGACCTTTGCCGAAGCCGGCATGAAGGACATGAACAACATGGCCTGGTACGGCCTGGTGGCCCCGGCCGGTACGCCGGCGGCAATCATCACGCGCGTGCATGATGCCGCGGTCAAGGCGCTGCAGGACCCGAACGTCAAGCGCCGCCTGGCCGACAGCGGTGCCTACACCGACGGCAACACCCCGGCGCAGTACGCCGCCCAAATCAAGCGCGAGCTGGACCTGCGCAAGAAGATCGCACGCGACCAGAACATCACACTGGAATAA